The Cottoperca gobio chromosome 5, fCotGob3.1, whole genome shotgun sequence region tttccctcgactgagccatcgcacgttgttcatgttcagaatgtatctcctcaggaaaagacttacattgactcttataaagtttgtctgtgttacggtgcttattacatgttccatctccagagctttacaatacagcgcttcctggtgtgtgatgcggtgatacaccgtcagctgcatcttctcccacatcactaatccgctcttttcacagaaacgtgcacataaattagataaataacataagtgtttagtttatttaataaaagagcacctgttcaatgtgaaaagtgagttgtgaatgttaaaaaaaactaattcagGGGgtgcgcggggttccgttgggggggtacagacaatggtaggggaaacactgatagcgcttttagtactcagagacgtgatatacttaaaacttaattttatatggctctcaaggaaatacatttaaaaatatttggcttttatggctctccatgccaaaaaggttcccgacccctggtctaaatgAAAGCTAAGACATGACTGCGGTATAATACGTAAGATTtcattaaatgtaacattaaaatgtataaaaacaacaaaacctaTGTTATATACTTAAATGTTTCCAAATGTTTCAGACCATTTCAAAATTTTAATCAAGGAAGCGGTCCGTTTCATTCTGTTTTCATTCGGTCGCCTTTAATGGCGTTATATCCCCTTTGAGTGTGCGGAAGCTTTGGGTCACAAATTGACTTTCTAATCCAGTTTAacaatgttaataatgttaatatatataaatatttatttatttgacaataataaaaataattacagatCTGCAATCACCCAATCCTGACGTATAAGAACATTGTCAaggataaaaacacaatgatATTGTGGTCCTtgtgacacaaacaaaacttattttgatttaatttagtcTTGGCAAGTGTTGATGTCACTGAAATGGgagtttataatatattattatatacaatgGATAGTTGTACTCTCTTACAGGTACATTTACTctgatgattgatgaatgaTTAGATATATTATTAGGCTGATTAGTAGCACCTGATGGGGAAATAAACGTTTTTTAAAGATTGGAAACTTGTTATGAGGATAACTATTCCGCATTTACGTTCTTGCCAGATTTTCCAGGACTTCAGTGAGATTGATGTCGATATCTACATGACTGGTTGTCAAGGTAAGTGAACACCTGAGGCTGTATTGCATGAAAAGGCTTCATGTTGGTGGTAATTTGTCTCTTAACTATTTTCTCTGAAGCTCTTGTGGTGGAACAATTAGAGCTTGGTGACTTCTTCTCCGAGTTGATTACAAAGAGACGTCTTTTTGCCTCCGTTCATGATGCTGTGCTTTACTGTCTGGACCACCGCGGAGCGACAACGTTCCCCAGATACGAGCCATCAGTGGTGAGTGTGCAGCTATTGTTCAGTTGGATGGTCCAATGTTGATACTCCAACAATCTGATTaaactaaacacatttaatcatGTAATTTAAACTAAACTACTTTCTGATTGATTTCAGGACCCATACGGCAGCACAAAGCTTTGAGGACAGGACATCCAGCACTGAAGATGGAAAAACAtctactggggggggggggatatcgGAAGCgtttatgaaatgttatttataaatgaatgcTGGGAGATTGTTATATTCACACATCTTATCTTTAAAGTAGGAAGACTGAAAACACATGAGCTTAATTTAGCTTTATTCAATGTGGGAGAGTGATAAGAGTGCATTTTtggagaaaacaataaatagatCAAATGAGACatccaaacaatacatttcaagAATAATCTGGTAGAAAATAATGAGGAATTCAAAGAACAAATACAAGACAACATGCATCACACTGACAGTGTGTGAACCTTTTTTGGTAACGGCAGCCACAACAAGGTAGGACATTGAAATGTTTACAGTAGCCATTTCAATTTTCAAGTGCAATTTCTGCTCATAGCAACAGCAACATCTGTGAAGCTAATGCATGCAAGGGGATATTTTTTTGTCTCAACTCCTTTCAATGAGTTTCTAGTGCAACATTCCTAAAATGGGAAATTATGGGAGATTAAAAAAGAACAGGATAACAATATCCAAGCAATATTTAACAAAAGCATCTCTTTACAGTTGCATAAACCCACTGTGACCTCATTCCCTGAATAAATATTGTCTCTACATACTGGCCACAGAGGATGTTGCCAAAGAAGTTGTGCACAGGACTGAGGAAGGCTATgtagaatttatttattttttttcaattttttttggTTTATGAGCTACAAGTCTTGATGGATATCAGAACTCTGTATGTCCGAGTTCAGAGTCGGACCTTCATCATCCTCGTCATCTGGCTGCTGTGAAACCAGCTGCTGGTAGCGAGCCTGCCGCTGGTAATCCGGATCAATGTTGATCCATTTATTTGCGACCCACTTAGTGCCATGGGTGACCACGCAGCCTCCATGCAGAGCGTATTCATCCTGCTCTCCCACCCAAcctattgaaaagaaaaaataatttaaaggggacataatATAACAACTAcctttttcagtgcttgtgcacatagaTTTGGCTTTCTGGAGTGCCGACAAACCAACTAACGTTGAAATAAGAAATCTCAGTCAGTGTTTTGTGAAAATATGGGATTCAACgagccattcagatttggcttgttatgtcacatgcaggctcattatattatattgccCCCCATCTAATATCTCCACCCACAActtgagaactacctttgcaaaggtgcacTATATTTTTCGCAAGTCAATTAGAGCAGACTGGGCCTTTTCAGGAGGGAGGCTTAAAGAGCTATGCGCTAAAACAGAGCGTTTCAGACATGTATATTatgatacagacagacagtatgagaaaaataatgtgttttttgaagaTTGAAACATACTAAACATGTTTTAGTAGaaaccaaaaatacaaatatgttttttcaatGGCACACACTGGTGTTATGAGAATCAAAATGAATTCAGAAGAAATAAACCTTAAATGCCCTTATACAGTGTATATTTTATGTCTTTCTAGATTACTTTTAATCTTTACACAATATGTGCATTTTATATGTCAACTTTTACTCTGTGCCACCAAATCATGAAAATAACATGTAAATTGCCAAGATGaattaaactgaaataaaataataaactgcTACTTCAGATTTATACTAGCAGGGGGCCTCTATGGATGGCAATGTCGGCCCACCACtttgactgaaatatctctGCAACTATTGGATTGATTGTGATAAAGGTTTGGTGACCTCCAGACCTtttatacagacattcatggttccctgGTCGATGTActctaatgactttggtgatgcTCTGACTGTTTATCTAGCACATAGTTCTATCTATGAGgttattttttcactttattgGTTTATGGCCAAATAGCTGCAAAactgacattcccatcagctgttctttgtgttttgtgctaaatggcaaatgctagcatgctagAATGCTTAACTAAGATGGGGAACATACTGTACTAAAATATTACACCTGACAAACTTCAGGTGTATGTGCGTTATACATGCGtccagcatgttagcatgccgacgttagcatttagctctaaCAACCACTGCGTCTagcttcacagagctgctaacaTGGATGTCTCTTAGTCTGTTTAATTTTCATTCATATCGTGATAAGTTTTGTAAAATATTGGCAGACAATGTAGCACACTGTATACCAGAAAAACTCAAAATGTGCtcttaaatcaaatgaaattgCTGATTTGTATCTTTATTGCAACGTTATGTTAAGAAAGTGTGATTTTTAATGGGATCCTACCTCTTCCATCAGAAAGGTAGTTGTACCAGAAAACAGCTGTCCCTTTGGTAGGCTTCACCCTCAGGTTACTCTTGTCACAATTCCTTCTGGTGTCCAAAAGGTCAACGTCATTCTGAATGAGAGACTAAAACACATACTCAAACTCAGTGACTCAGTTTGCTTAATGTCAGGTCCACTGACAAATATGTGAGTTACCACAGATGTGAAAGACATGCACAGTATGTACACAATACTTGTGCAGGGCTCTCCCTACACATTTCCAGACCCACACACAATTACGCACCACTTCATCATAGGTCCTGTTGTCTGCCACAGGGAATGCGGTCTCCCCGCCCCCCTCAACAGAGTTCAGGTAGAAGAGAACTGTGATGTACCTAGATGTGCAACACAAATTTAaattgacacacacatgtttggtgcaaacaaacacaaatactgtgCAAACACTTTGCAAACAAGACACAAGCAATTATTTGAAGTTGAATCACACAAACTAACATGCCAGCGGTCACAATGGAGTTTAGTAATCACAGATGAAATCTGAACATTCACAGAAGTTTTTGGTTGATAAATGCTGCATAAGTCGACACTGATCTCACCTGCAAGACGTCTCAAAAGGAGTGGAGGTGTTTGCTgcgaggcgtgtgtgtgtgcaggctgttTCAGGATATACGGGGCCGCTGTCGTGGTGGGCATGGTAGTGTCCTCCCTCCTCATAGCGAACCACCTGGAGAGGCTCACTGAGGTCCACTAAGGTGGGCGGGAGTCGAGTGAGGCGAGTCACCCTTTGTTagagaaaggtaaagaaaagaaCGGGAAGTTGGAAATTGGGAAAGACGTGTTAAAATTGTCCTTTTTATTTGTGAAAACCTTATAgttatataatagttattataGCACTAGACTTGCTTGCCTCGCCTTGATGTCTTGGAGGACCTGGTGTGCTCCTTTGCCTTGATACAGCCACGTGTGTCTGCTGTTCCTCACCAGCTGACTCCTCTTCACCCCTCGCTGCAGCAGGAAGCGCTGGAAGGCATCATTGCTCAGAAGCCTGAACTCTTCTAGACTCAGCAAGCCTGTCCAAGatatgaaaatgtacattttattctGATGCCTTGCATACGTTTTAATTTCTTGCATTACTGACACTTATTCAAATGGAAATTTAAGGggataaaatggaaataaaggGGTTATTTACTCtgtattctgtatactctgtaggCTGTATTAACAATGTAATATGCAgataaaacaaaccttttaccATATCGTAAGCAGAGATAATGATAACCCTTCTaatagaaatgaaaataaaactgtttaactttaaataaatgattagaCTCATTTAACATTGTATTGAACTATAattacaacaaatatataacaacaaaagaaaaatacatttaaaatataatttctccCCCAAATAATTTAATTTGCTCTCCATTGACAATTTTAgactctgttttttttatttcctcccaAATTACTTCACTATTATAAGGTATAActttttgattaaaatattaattgaaaTGAAAATTAATTTTTCCAAAATTCAAGAGCTTAACGTTCCTTTAAAAGTTTCTTGAAAGTTACCAGAAATGTCCAGCAACTTTTTGCAACCCTAGCCATACTTTTAACCATAACATGCCAATTGTACAATTTCTATATTAAAATTGCaccttttaatatttttttcacagtatagtattttacttaagtaaatgatctgtccaagtacttcttccaccactgctaatgtgtaacaaaataatgttttcaaaataatagctaTGCAAATAGATACATTTCTGTAAAAAGGGCAAGGTGGATTTCTTACCATTACCATCCTTGTCAGCTTTGAGCCCAGTGTAGATTTCTCTCAGATTCTCCGGTGTGAGCCAGATGCCGTCCCTCACTCGAGAATGAGTCAGTATCTGTTGGAGCCATGATGGTTAGGACAGGATGAGTCTGAACCAAAAAAAACGCTATACGTCATACGCTAGTACAGAACATGCTCACAATCCACAAACTGACATACACCTCATGGAGCTGCAACTGTCCATCCTGGTTGATATCAAGAAGGTTGAATATCTCCTCTGGGCTGAGGTTGAGCTCCTTGGCCAGCTCTTCCTGGCCGTCTTGCACCATCAGCTGGCTCTCCATTAGACCCTTTAGCTGTGCAAGCTGCATCACAATACGGCACTCATCCTCCGACAAAAACCCAGGGATctctgaaaaacacagagacatactGACTCTATTATTATAACTCTCTTGGGTCAACAGGAGTGCTGCATTTTCCCTGCTGCATGGATCACATTTTCTGACTTgctattatattgtatattgtagtGTAGTTTTTTTGTAGAAGTCTAGTAAATTATAttcatatagcccaatatcacaaatcacaatttGCCTCAAAGAGCTTTACACTCTggacagcatacgacaccctgtGTCCTTAGAGCTTCGCTTCTGATAAGGGAAAATAATAAAGCTGAAGTGATTAGTTGATTCATCAGTGGAAAATAATCAGCAATTATTTTGATATTcaattaatattgatattgatattcaTTGCATTCACAAAGCGGGAATGCAAAACCTTTCCATATTCTCCACTTGAAGGATTTGCTACTTTGTCCCGTATGAAATATATTGAAAAacctttaattacattttttactattttttaaaagttttatagagaaaataataagcAATTAATTGACagtcaaaataatatttagttgTAATGTAGATAAATGTAGACAATCAGTTGCCAGTTTCAAACACCCACAATGCTTAGCGAAACTATTAATATCGACATTGAACCAGTTATATAAATTTAAAGTTGATCAATGCTTGTTACCAATACAAAACATGATTGAAGagaacagaggggggggggagaattgagtacactttacatttctctttttcaaaatatttgtaCCATCTGTACTCGCACATCTGATGACTACATATGTATGTTTTTGCATTGTTAGTTGTGTTAGGTACAGATGTATTTCTGCTCTTTATTCAGTCAGCTATGAGCCCTTAATTTGGAGTAGTTGCCTCAGGACTTATTGACGTATTTCATGTAGCCTTGATTGACCTCAGCATGCACATATCTATAAACTAGGTTATGTGTTGGAGGGGGGGtagtgatgaagatgaaaacaagGGTGAATATGTTCAGTGCATGTTTgcttgaagaagaagaagaagaagaagaagaagaagaagaagaagaagaagaagaagaagaagactctTTGGCCACTAGAGGCGCATGTGGGTGTGCTGTAAATTTGTTTTGACACATGGGTGTTTTGGCTCTTACCAAACAGCAGAGGTTTCAGACTCAGAGTCCTCATTTCATGCACTTTGTTTTGCACCAGTGACACCTTCTGGACGTGTCCTACCTGAGAGATAAATCAGAGAAGTAATgtggtgtgtgagagagagaaagccagTGGGAGTAAATGAAGGAGTGGGAGTGATGCATGCATCTTCACATTACTCACCCGTATCCCCTCGATTCTTGTTAGAGCACCATCACGCAGAAACTCGGGCTTTGATGGCGGACGTCGCGGCTCGGGCCGCTGCTGGTTACTGCTCGGAGCATCACGGCTCTGACTGGTATCGTCCTGCCCACTGTTGTAGTGCACGTAAAATAGCAGTGC contains the following coding sequences:
- the p4htmb gene encoding transmembrane prolyl 4-hydroxylase, which gives rise to MDFAAEESINSFLNLGKMSDNEETSDAENTTPSGSATLPLRPPCDRPSCKSSVCSRSYFVVVMVFFHVYIINVIALLFYVHYNSGQDDTSQSRDAPSSNQQRPEPRRPPSKPEFLRDGALTRIEGIRVGHVQKVSLVQNKVHEMRTLSLKPLLFEIPGFLSEDECRIVMQLAQLKGLMESQLMVQDGQEELAKELNLSPEEIFNLLDINQDGQLQLHEILTHSRVRDGIWLTPENLREIYTGLKADKDGNGLLSLEEFRLLSNDAFQRFLLQRGVKRSQLVRNSRHTWLYQGKGAHQVLQDIKARVTRLTRLPPTLVDLSEPLQVVRYEEGGHYHAHHDSGPVYPETACTHTRLAANTSTPFETSCRYITVLFYLNSVEGGGETAFPVADNRTYDEVSLIQNDVDLLDTRRNCDKSNLRVKPTKGTAVFWYNYLSDGRGWVGEQDEYALHGGCVVTHGTKWVANKWINIDPDYQRQARYQQLVSQQPDDEDDEGPTLNSDIQSSDIHQDL